A single Lactuca sativa cultivar Salinas chromosome 8, Lsat_Salinas_v11, whole genome shotgun sequence DNA region contains:
- the LOC111875904 gene encoding ABC transporter G family member 10, with amino-acid sequence MVFQLQSADFCNLKTQYKINAKSVSYGIFPTYLKFGWLRQHKVNPILKKQILRDVNCEVTPGEITAIAGPSGAGKTTLIEVLGGVIPPCRLSGEVLVNDRPMNSTFFRRVSGYVTQEDLLFPLLTVEETLLYSARLRLPGGLDKSKARVQDLLVELGLCHVSGERIGGDNHRGISGGEKRRVSIGVDLVHDPSVLLMDEPTSGLDSGAAFQLISMLHSMAKNHHKTIVLTIHQPGFRILELFDKIMLLANGTMVHHGSLNSLEHKLKSAGHDIPRQVNVLEFSMDVIETLIPDVMETVILDMNEPKPQFNGINQDYHLQYPNCVLTEIAILSERFMYTIFRTKELFIGSILQGLLVGLLFGMLFKDMNRSHTQTQIGFFASSVGYLLYTSSQAIPIFFNECWVLMREISTGAYRISSYTIANTLVFLPILFIVALLFAIPTYLLVGLRDDLDGFFLYLLIVWLTLLMSNSFVSLFSVLVSNFMMGISSVAILMGTFSLFSGFFIVNDDIPKYLMFMHHLSLVRYPFESLLINEFGGSKGRWRCLQRSDGGCLVSGEQFLKNENLKDVQKWYNLGMMVVFIFGYRFLSFMVLCYRSYRSRN; translated from the coding sequence ATGGTTTTTCAATTGCAGTCCGCAGATTTTTGTAACCTGAAAACCCAATACAAAATCAATGCAAAAAGCGTTTCTTATGGGATATTTCCGACATACCTTAAATTTGGTTGGCTTAGGCAGCATAAGGTGAATCCCATCTTAAAGAAGCAGATCCTGAGAGATGTCAACTGTGAAGTGACACCAGGAGAAATCACGGCGATTGCTGGTCCAAGTGGTGCTGGCAAAACGACATTGATCGAGGTTCTTGGGGGAGTTATCCCTCCCTGCCGGCTCTCCGGTGAAGTGCTCGTCAATGACCGGCCAATGAATTCAACTTTTTTCCGGCGAGTCTCGGGATACGTAACCCAAGAAGATTTACTATTTCCACTTCTTACAGTCGAAGAAACCCTCCTTTATAGCGCCCGTTTACGGCTTCCTGGTGGACTCGATAAGTCGAAAGCTCGAGTCCAAGATTTGCTTGTGGAGCTAGGGTTATGCCACGTGTCTGGAGAAAGAATCGGTGGCGACAACCACCGTGGAATTTCCGGCGGCGAAAAACGCCGTGTGTCGATCGGTGTCGATCTGGTTCATGATCCATCCGTACTTCTAATGGACGAACCCACATCAGGACTAGATTCCGGTGCAGCCTTTCAACTCATCTCAATGCTCCACTCAATggctaaaaatcaccataaaacaATCGTTTTAACAATCCACCAACCTGGGTTCCGAATTCTCGAACTATTCGATAAAATCATGTTATTAGCAAATGGAACTATGGTTCATCATGGTTCACTCAACTCCCTTGAGCACAAGCTCAAGTCTGCAGGCCATGACATCCCTCGCCAAGTCAATGTTCTTGAGTTTTCAATGGATGTGATCGAAACCCTAATCCCTGATGTGATGGAAACAGTAATCCTAGACATGAACGAACCAAAACCACAATTCAATGGCATAAATCAAGATTATCATTTACAGTATCCGAATTGCGTACTCACTGAGATAGCAATACTGAGTGAGCGATTCATGTACACCATTTTCCGAACGAAAGAACTGTTTATCGGGAGTATTCTCCAAGGTTTGTTAGTAGGGCTTTTATTCGGGATGCTCTTTAAAGACATGAACCGATCTCACACCCAAACTCAAATTGGGTTTTTCGCATCCAGTGTAGGGTATTTGCTGTATACATCATCTCAAGCTAtcccaattttttttaatgaatgcTGGGTTTTAATGCGGGAAATATCTACTGGTGCCTACCGGATTTCTTCCTACACAATTGCTAATACTCTCGTTTTCCTCCCGATTCTTTTCATTGTGGCGTTATTATTTGCTATCCCAACTTACTTGCTAGTTGGGTTACGTGACGATTTAGACGGGTTTTTTCTATATTTGCTAATCGTTTGGCTGACTTTATTGATGTCCAATTCTTTTGTGTCGTTATTTAGTGTACTTGTTTCGAATTTTATGATGGGGATCTCGTCTGTTGCAATACTAATGGGCACGTTTTCTTTGTTTTCGGGGTTTTTCATAGTGAATGATGATATACCGAAATACTTGATGTTTATGCACCATTTGAGCTTAGTTCGGTACCCGTTTGAGTCTTTGTTGATAAACGAGTTTGGGGGGTCGAAGGGAAGATGGAGGTGTCTTCAGCGGTCTGATGGTGGGTGCTTGGTTTCCGGTGAACAGTTCTTGAAGAATGAGAATTTGAAGGACGTGCAAAAATGGTATAATTTGGGGATGATGGTGGTGTTTATCTTTGGGTACAGGTTTCTTTCGTTCATGGTGTTGTGCTACAGATCTTACAGAAGCAGAAACTAA